AGGCGCCCCGCATCTCAACCGCCGACCCATGATCACCCAGAAGCGCTGTTCTGCGGCCGGTGGCTTTGCGTCCCATCCTTATCGGAATGGTTTGCCTTTTTCGAACGGCCCTTCATCGCTTTCTCACATCGCGTTCCCCTCCTGTCTTGACGTTGCGAACATTCCCGAAGCGTTGCCCGGGCGGAACCAACGAATGTGATGCTCTACAGATCTTCCGGCGACAGCCGGGAATATAAAATAGAGAGCAAAGCCCGTCAAGCAATAAAATGCCATTAACCATCTATTCATACCGATCTAGGTGAAATTATCCGGTCAAGGATGAAGTCTATTGGCAATTTTTTCATAATAATAGAAATATGCGCCAACTCATATTAACGCGTACTAAAATAATCAGAAAGAGTTTTAATAGCATACAAACTTATTTAAGCAATACTACACTCTATGCAATATGGATATGTACTGCATGTTTTACAGATAAATTATTATATAATAAAGGAATTGGTGGAGGCGATGAAAGAAAATGATAAAATTCAATTTGTAGAGAAAAGAGCATTCCAGCGCTTTTTACTCGACAAAGATGTCTATTCTTTCACACACGCTGGCAAAATACTTGGCCTGATCAAGGATATCAGTACAGGTGGCATGACTGTTCAGTACGTCGTTCTGAATGAGCGCCAACCGATAGATACCCTCTTTGATCTTGTCGACATCTTTATGATAGGCGGTCATTTCGTCGTTCGAGACACTCCGTGCAGAATAATCTACGATCGGCGCTGCCCCAGAGAAGATCATTCATTCGGGCTGGTGGAAACGCGACGTATGGGCATTCAGTTTGGTCGCCTTTCAGCGGACCGCCAGGCCGCCATCAAGACCCTCATCGAAACATGCGCCCTGAGAGTTGCCCCGGAGAATACCGGGCCGGAATTGGCTTAACAAGCCGCGGAAAAAAACATCCGCTGCGTTATCCCCAACCCGCCCCCCTGCGTTGCATCCATAAGAGGTTATTATTCCAAGTGATTTTGCAAGCCTTTCACGTGGCCGTTTTTCAAAGGCCTGCATGCATGCAATTTTCCGTTCAGGATGCCTCTTTCAGAGTCTACCCTCCCCGACTGTTGCAAATCCCCATACAACCTCAATCGAGGAAATGGGGAAGCGGCGGGAAGACGCCGCTTCGGATATTGATCACGATCTCCTTATCATACGGATCGAGCGGCAGGGCTCCAGCCTGATCCAACACAGCTGAAAACGCCGCCTCTGCTGTTTGAGTGGTAACTGGAGGTACGTCCAGGGGCGCCGACAGTCGGGAGAGGTCCAACTCCTGAGGAGGCAGGATATTTCCGTCAATCCAGGCAGCCGAAGCCGCATCGAAATACCAGATTGCGGCATGCCCCCTTGTACTGTTCGGAGCGAGCCGGTAAACGTTATTAACGATGTTGGCTCGTGCACCCATGGCCAGTAGTGTTCCGTAGCTTCCCCATTGGTACATAACATTATTACGCAAATCGAAAACACCTTCATTCAATGAGGGAAGTCTTGCACCGCTATTGTAGAACAAATTGTGATGCAGAGTGATATTGGTTGTCCCGTTATATTTAACGAGGCTTTGTTTCCACGTATTTGCGAGAATACACCACGAAACAGTTATATCCTTGC
Above is a window of Desulfatiglans anilini DSM 4660 DNA encoding:
- a CDS encoding PilZ domain-containing protein, whose protein sequence is MKENDKIQFVEKRAFQRFLLDKDVYSFTHAGKILGLIKDISTGGMTVQYVVLNERQPIDTLFDLVDIFMIGGHFVVRDTPCRIIYDRRCPREDHSFGLVETRRMGIQFGRLSADRQAAIKTLIETCALRVAPENTGPELA